Proteins encoded by one window of Vitis vinifera cultivar Pinot Noir 40024 chromosome 10, ASM3070453v1:
- the LOC100242468 gene encoding beta-amyrin 28-monooxygenase-like → MEVVVLSLSVTLPLLFLGLFIFAFTRKSGDDDKKLPPGSLGWPIMGETLEFLFGKPENFVFDRMKKYSPDIFKTKILGEKTVVICGPEGHKFLFSNEAKYFTAFRPHSMQKIFRSYQAAAPKQIARDAEAKIIRAPGFLKPEALIHYLGKMDSITQQQLQAHWEGKTEVKVFPFAKTLTLTLACRFFLGIDDPERIARLVTNFDDITLGMHSIPLRIPGTIFYQASKAAAAIRKELFTIIKEKKAAMATGQPMQDILSHMIVAADPTGRFMPEAEIADKIMGLLTAGYSTVATAIAFLIVGERPDIYNKILAEQWEIAASKQPGDFLSWDDMHKMKYSWNTVYEVMRFTPPLQGTFRTVLEGFTYAGYTIPKGWKVYWTVSTTNKNPAYFRDPEKFDPTRYEERNGSSPPPFAFVPFGGGQRMCPGKEYARFAILTFLHNVVKRYKWEVLLPDEKIVGDMMPTPQKGLPIRLQPH, encoded by the exons ATGGAGGTCGTGGTATTGTCCCTCTCCGTTACTCTTCCGCTTCTCTTTCTTGGCCTTTTCATCTTTGCTTTTACCCGGAAATCGGGTGATGATGATAAGAAGTTGCCTCCCGGGAGCTTGGGATGGCCTATTATGGGGGAGACCCTAGAGTTTTTGTTTGGGAAGCCGGAAAATTTTGTGTTCGATAGGATGAAGAAGTACTCCCCTGACATCTTCAAGACCAAGATACTGGGGGAGAAGACTGTGGTGATTTGTGGGCCTGAGGGACACAAGTTTCTGTTTTCGAACGAGGCCAAGTACTTCACCGCATTTCGCCCCCATTCCATGCAGAAGATCTTCAGATCATACCAGGCTGCTGCTCCGAAGCAGATAGCCAGGGACGCTGAGGCTAAAATCATAAGGGCGCCAGGGTTTTTGAAGCCGGAAGCACTGATTCACTACCTGGGGAAAATGGACTCCATCACACAGCAGCAGCTGCAGGCTCACTGGGAGGGGAAGACGGAAGTGAAGGTCTTCCCTTTCGCCAAGACACTCACCTTGACTCTTGCTTGCCGCTTCTTCCTGGGCATCGACGATCCTGAAAGGATAGCCAGGCTTGTCACCAATTTCGATGATATTACCTTGGGGATGCACTCTATTCCTTTGAGGATCCCCGGGACAATTTTTTATCAAGCTAGCAAGGCTGCAGCTGCCATCCGCAAGGAGCTCTTCACCATCATCAAGGAGAAGAAAGCCGCCATGGCCACTGGACAGCCCATGCAAGATATTTTATCACATATGATTGTTGCTGCCGACCCAACCGGCAGATTCATGCCCGAGGCTGAGATTGCTGACAAAATCATGGGTTTATTAACTGCCGGATACAGCACTGTTGCCACCGCTATTGCTTTCCTCATTGTCGGAGAGAGACCTGATATCTACAACAAGATCTTGGCCG aGCAATGGGAGATCGCAGCCAGCAAGCAGCCTGGAGATTTCCTAAGCTGGGATGATATGCACAAGATGAAGTACTCATGGAATACAGTGTATGAAGTGATGAGATTCACACCCCCACTTCAGGGAACTTTCAGAACTGTTCTCGAGGGCTTTACCTATGCCGGTTACACCATTCCAAAAGGCTGGAAG GTATATTGGACAGTGAGCACCACAAACAAAAACCCGGCATACTTCCGGGACCCAGAAAAGTTCGATCCAACTAGGTATGAGGAACGGAATGGATCATCACCACCTCCTTTTGCGTTCGTGCCATTTGGAGGGGGGCAGAGAATGTGTCCAGGAAAAGAGTATGCGAGATTCGCAATTCTCACATTCCTTCACAACGTTGTGAAGAGATACAAGTGGGAAGTGCTCCTTCCTGATGAGAAGATCGTGGGTGATATGATGCCAACCCCACAAAAAGGACTTCCTATTCGCCTTCAACCACACtga